Proteins from a single region of Vulcanisaeta thermophila:
- a CDS encoding replication factor C small subunit — translation MSLEELWVEKYRPFRIDDIIDQDHVKTRIKELLRLNDLPHLLFYGPPGTGKTTMALAIAHELYGDAWRENVLELNASDERGIATIREKVKEFAKTLPTTKAPFRLIILDEADNMTPDAQQALRRIMEMYTSSVRFILLANYMSGIIEPIQSRCAVFRFTPLPKDAVLARLREIAGREGVKITNEALEAIWDVSQGDMRKAINTLQAAASLGGTVDEEAIYRALGKVSPSRVRGIISEAILGDFSKASQELYRLIRDEGADPLDIIKIIHREVTSTTSQLKIPEHMKPRAVYLVSESHYRFIKGSDGLLQVLGLLARLRRFLSESS, via the coding sequence ATGTCCCTCGAGGAGTTGTGGGTTGAGAAGTATAGGCCCTTTAGGATTGATGACATTATTGACCAGGACCACGTAAAGACAAGGATAAAGGAGCTCCTGAGGCTCAATGACCTACCACACCTCCTTTTTTATGGTCCTCCTGGTACTGGTAAGACCACAATGGCCCTTGCCATTGCCCATGAGCTTTATGGTGATGCCTGGCGTGAGAATGTCCTAGAGTTGAACGCAAGCGATGAGAGGGGGATTGCCACAATAAGGGAGAAGGTTAAGGAATTCGCAAAGACCCTACCCACCACCAAGGCACCCTTTAGGTTAATAATCCTGGACGAGGCGGACAACATGACACCAGACGCGCAGCAAGCCCTCAGGAGGATCATGGAGATGTACACCTCATCCGTGAGGTTCATACTCCTGGCAAATTACATGTCGGGGATTATAGAGCCCATACAGTCAAGGTGCGCTGTCTTCCGCTTTACCCCATTGCCTAAGGATGCTGTTCTTGCTAGGCTTAGGGAGATTGCTGGTAGGGAGGGTGTGAAGATAACAAACGAAGCCCTAGAAGCCATATGGGACGTGAGCCAGGGAGACATGAGAAAAGCCATAAACACACTACAAGCAGCGGCGAGTCTAGGCGGTACTGTGGATGAGGAGGCCATTTACAGGGCCCTGGGTAAGGTGAGCCCCAGTAGGGTTAGGGGGATAATTAGCGAGGCCATTCTAGGGGACTTCTCAAAGGCATCACAGGAGCTTTATAGGCTCATTAGGGACGAGGGTGCGGACCCCCTTGACATAATAAAGATCATCCACAGGGAGGTGACATCAACCACCTCCCAGTTAAAGATACCGGAGCACATGAAGCCCAGGGCTGTTTACCTGGTTAGTGAGTCACATTATAGGTTCATTAAGGGGTCTGACGGCCTACTCCAGGTGCTGGGTTTACTGGCCAGGTTGAGGAGGTTCCTTAGTGAGTCTTCGTGA